In the Streptomyces spororaveus genome, AGTCGCTCTCCGCCCCGACCGTCGCCCAGATCACCCGGGCGCTCGGCGGCGAGGTACTGCTCGGCGACGAGGCCGGGCTGGCCCGCGACGCCCTGGACTTCGTCTTCGGCGGCGCGATGCTGCCGAACTTCCTGAACGCCCTGACCCCCGGCTGCCTGGTCGTCACCCCCGGGGACCGCTCCGACCTGCTCGTGGGGGCGCTGGCCGCGCACACCTCCGGAACCCCGCCGATCGCGGGCGTGCTGCTGACCCTGAACGAGCGCCCGACCGAGGAGGTCCTGACGCTGGCCTCGAAGCTGGCGCCGGGCACGCCCGTGGTGTCGGTGGCCGGCAACAGCTTCCCGACCGCCGCCGAACTCTTCTCGCTGCAGAGCCGGTTGAATTCGGCCACCCCGCGCAAGCTGGAGACCGCGCTCGGCCTGTTCGAGCGGCACGTGGACACCGGCGAGCTGCGCGGTCTGCTGTCGGTGGCCCGCTCGGAGCGCGTCACCCCGATGATGTTCGAGCACGAGCTGCTGGAGCGGGCCCGCTCGGACCGCCGCCGCGTCGTTCTGCCCGAGGGCACCGAGGAACGGGTGCTGCGGGCCGCGGACGTGGTGCTGCGCCGGGGGGTCTGTGATCTGACCCTGCTCGGCGACGAGCAGGCGATCCTGAAGAAGGCCGCCGATCTCGGCGTCGACATCTCCGGCGCGCAGCTCATCGACCCGGCGACCTCCCCGCTGCGGGAAGGTTTCTCCGAGTACTACGCCCAGGTCCGCGCCCACAAGGGGATGACCGTCGAGCTGGCGGGCGACGTGGTCACCGACGTCAACTACTTCGGCACCCTGATGGTCCAGCGGGGCCTTGCCGACGGCATGGTCTCCGGTTCGGTGCACTCCACCGCCGCGACCATCCGCCCGGCCTTCGAGATCATCAAGACCAACACAGCCGCGCGAAGCGCGTCAGACAGGGTGGTGGTGGGCGACGGGAGGGCCAAGCCGGAGGCGTCCATCGTCTCCTCGGTCTTCTTCATGTGCCTGGCCGACCGGGTCCTCGTCTACGGCGACTGCGCGGTCAACCCGGACCCGAACGCCGAGCAGCTCGCCGACATCGCCGTCCAGTCGGCCGCCACCGCGGCGGCCTTCGGCGTCGAGCCGCGGATCGCGATGCTCTCGTACTCGACCGGCACCTCCGGCAGCGGCGCGGACGTCGACAAGGTCCGCAAGGCCACGGAACTGGTCCGCGAGCAGCGCCCGGACCTGCAGATCGAGGGGCCGATCCAGTACGACGCGGCCGTGGAGCCCTCGGTCGCGGCGACCAAGCTGCCCGGGTCCGAGGTGGCCGGCCGGGCCACGGTGCTGATCTTCCCCGACCTCAACACCGGCAACAACACGTACAAGGCGGTGCAGCGTTCGGCGGGCGCGGTGGCGGTCGGCCCGGTCCTGCAGGGTCTGCGCAAGCCGGTCAACGACCTCTCGCGCGGTGCGCTCGTCCAGGACATCGTCACCACCGTGGCCATCACCGCGATCCAGGCGCAGGGCGCGCCGTCGTCCGCGCCCGCGCCCACGCCGACGGCCTGATCCGCCCCTTCCTCCCCACCGCCCGCGACAAGGAAAGACCTCATCGTGACCGCATCGCGCGTACTCGTCCTCAACTCCGGCTCCTCGTCGGTCAAGTACCAGCTCCTCGACATGGCGGACCGGTCCCGGCTCGCCGCCGGCCTGGTGGAGCGCATCGGCGAGGAGACCTCCCGGCTGGTGCACGAGCCGCTCGCGGGTCCGGGCGCGGCCGCCGGACGGCGGGAGCAGCTCGGCCCGATCACGGACCACGGGGCGGCGCTGAAGGCCGTGGCGGCGGAGCTCGCCGCGGACGGGATGGGCCTGGACTCGCCCGAACTGGCGGCGGTGGGGCACCGGGTGGTGCACGGCGGGACGCGGTTCACCCGGCCGACCGTGATCGACGACGAGGTGCTGGCGGAGATCCGGAGCCTGATCCCGCTGGCTCCGCTGCACAACCCGGCGAACGTGACGGGCATCGAGGTGGCGCGCACGCTGCGCGCGGACATCCCGCAGGTCGCCGTCTTCGACACGGCCTTCCACGCGACGATGCCGGAGTACGTGGCGCGGTACGCGATCGACGCCGCGACGGCCGACGCGTACTCCATCCGGCGGTACGGCTTCCACGGCACCTCCCACGCCTACGTCTCGCGGGAGACGGCCCGGCTGCTCGGCAGGGCGGTGGAGGACGTGAACGTGATCGTGCTGCACCTCGGCAACGGCGCCTCCGCCTCGGCCGTGCGGGGCGGGGTGTGCGTGGAGACGTCGATGGGCCTGACCCCGCTGGAGGGGCTGGTCATGGGAACCCGTTCGGGCGATGTCGATCCGGCGGTCGTCTTCCACCTGGCGCGGGTGGGCGGCTTCTCGGTGGATGAGATCGATTCGCTCCTGAACAAGAAGAGCGGTCTGCTGGGCATGTGCGGCGACAACGACATGCGCGAGGTGCTGCGGCGGGCGGGCGAGGGCGACGAGGCGGCGAGCCTCGCCTTCGCCGCGTACGTCCACCGGCTGAAGAAGTACATCGGGGCCTACTCGGCGGTGCTGGGGCGGGTGGACGCGGTGACCTTCACGGCCGGGGTCGGCGAGAACGCCCACCAGGTCCGCGAGGCCGCGATCGACGGCCTGGCCGCGCTGGGCCTGGAGCTGGATCCACGGGCCAACGCCGAGCGCTCCGCGGAGCCCCGGCTGGTCTCGGCGGAGCATGCCCGGGTGGCGGTGGCGGTGGTCCCGACGGATGAGGAACTGGAGATCGCCACCCAGGCGTATGCGCTGGTTACCCACTAGTCACTTGGACTTTCCGCCAGACGGAATATTCCGCTACGAAACAAACCGATAGGATCCAGTCATGCGCCGTTCCAAAATTGTCTGCACGCTGGGCCCCGCCGTCGACTCGTATGAGCAGCTGAAAGCGCTCATCGAGGCAGGTATGAACGTGGCCCGATTCAACTTCAGCCACGGGTCCCAGGCAGAACACCAGGAGCGGTACGACCGCGTCCGGCAGGTCTCCGAAGACACCGGGCGCGCCGTCGGCGTCCTCGCCGACCTCCAGGGCCCGAAGATCCGTCTGGAGACCTTCGCCGAGGGTCCCGTCGAGCTGGTGCGCGGTGACGAGT is a window encoding:
- the pta gene encoding phosphate acetyltransferase, producing the protein MTRSVYVTGIERGDGRQVVELGIMELLTRQTGRVGVYRPLLHDAPDRLFDLLKARYRIDQDASAAYGMSYQEASAILAEKGTDELVSRLVDRYHRVARDYEVMLVLGTDYAETNLPDELALNARLANELGAVVVPVVGGTRHQAEAVRAEARNAYRAYETLGCHVVAMVVNRVAAEDRDVIAERLAARLPVPCYVLPDDKSLSAPTVAQITRALGGEVLLGDEAGLARDALDFVFGGAMLPNFLNALTPGCLVVTPGDRSDLLVGALAAHTSGTPPIAGVLLTLNERPTEEVLTLASKLAPGTPVVSVAGNSFPTAAELFSLQSRLNSATPRKLETALGLFERHVDTGELRGLLSVARSERVTPMMFEHELLERARSDRRRVVLPEGTEERVLRAADVVLRRGVCDLTLLGDEQAILKKAADLGVDISGAQLIDPATSPLREGFSEYYAQVRAHKGMTVELAGDVVTDVNYFGTLMVQRGLADGMVSGSVHSTAATIRPAFEIIKTNTAARSASDRVVVGDGRAKPEASIVSSVFFMCLADRVLVYGDCAVNPDPNAEQLADIAVQSAATAAAFGVEPRIAMLSYSTGTSGSGADVDKVRKATELVREQRPDLQIEGPIQYDAAVEPSVAATKLPGSEVAGRATVLIFPDLNTGNNTYKAVQRSAGAVAVGPVLQGLRKPVNDLSRGALVQDIVTTVAITAIQAQGAPSSAPAPTPTA
- a CDS encoding acetate kinase — translated: MTASRVLVLNSGSSSVKYQLLDMADRSRLAAGLVERIGEETSRLVHEPLAGPGAAAGRREQLGPITDHGAALKAVAAELAADGMGLDSPELAAVGHRVVHGGTRFTRPTVIDDEVLAEIRSLIPLAPLHNPANVTGIEVARTLRADIPQVAVFDTAFHATMPEYVARYAIDAATADAYSIRRYGFHGTSHAYVSRETARLLGRAVEDVNVIVLHLGNGASASAVRGGVCVETSMGLTPLEGLVMGTRSGDVDPAVVFHLARVGGFSVDEIDSLLNKKSGLLGMCGDNDMREVLRRAGEGDEAASLAFAAYVHRLKKYIGAYSAVLGRVDAVTFTAGVGENAHQVREAAIDGLAALGLELDPRANAERSAEPRLVSAEHARVAVAVVPTDEELEIATQAYALVTH